CCACCACGGAATGTCCTCGAACCCGATAAGGGTCCCAGTTAGTTATTCAGATGTAGAAGGGTGGTGTTCCATTGGCGCCGAAGCTCCCACCTACGCTCTACATCTACAACCGAACAACAATCCGAAGTTGTAGTAAAGCTCCACGGGGTCTTTCCGTCCTACTGCGCGTACCCCGCATCTTTACGGGGACTACAATTTCACCGAGCTTCTCGTTGAGACAGTGCCCAAGTCGTTACGCCTTTCATGCGGGTCGGTATTTAGCCGACAAGGAATTTCGCTACCTTAGGACCGTTAGAGTTACGGCCGCCATTCACCAGGACTTCGCTTCAACGCTTCGGGTTGCCCCTAACGCATCCGTTTAATCTACTGGCATTGGGCAGGCGTCGGCCCCTATACATCGGTTTTCACCTTAGCAGAGACCTGTGTTTTTGGTAAACAGTCGCCTGGGCTGCTTAGCTGCGACCCACCTAAGTGGGCGTCCCTTATTCCTAAGTTACGGGACTCATTTGCCTAGTTCCTTAACGAGAGTTCTCTCGAACGCCTTAGTCTCCTCGACTCACCTACCTGTGTCGGTTTGCGGTACGAGCGGCCACGGTGTAATGCCTTTGGAGCTTTTCTCGGCCCCCATCAATCCCAGTTCCTTCTCTCCGAAGAGATCCGTTCCCCCCGTTCAGCCATTCTGCCACTCTTCCAAGTGGCCAAGCCTCCCGGTAGCCCGGAACAACCAACGGTCCGGGATGGGATATTTAGAAGCGTCCTTCCAGTGCACACCGCGCCGGATCCGGAATATCAACCGGAATTCCATCGGCTACGCCTTCTGGCCTCGCCTTAGGGTCTCGTCTAACCTCCGTCTGACGAACATGGCCGGAGAAACCTTAGGTTTTCGGCGCTGAGGATTCTTACCTCAGTTATCGCTACTCATGCCTGCATTCTCACTTGTGCACGCTCCACCAGTGCTTACGCTCTGGCTTCACTGCCTGCACAACGCTCTCCTACCGATCACCGCTCATGCGGGATCTCGAAGCTTCGGGAGACGACTTTAGCCCCCATACATTTTCCGCGCAAAATCACGTTCGGCCAGTAAGCTGTTACGCACTTTTTAAAGGATGGCTGCTTCCAAGCCAACCTCCTGGCTGTTTCTGCGATCTCACATCGTTTCACACTTAGTCGTCGTTTAGGGCCCTTAGCTGTCGATCTGGGCTGTTTCCCTTTTGACCACGGAGCTTATCCCTCGTAGTCTCACTGCCATGTTAATCGCACGGTATTCGGAGTTTGGTTGAGTTCGGTAAGCGGGTAAGCCCCCTAGCCCATCCAGTGCTCTACCCCCGTGTGACATCACATGACGCTGCACCTAAATGCATTTCGGAGAGAACCAGCTATCTCCACGTTCGATTGGCATTTCACCGTACTAACCACAACTCATCCAAAGACTTTTCAACGTCTACTGGTGCGGTCCTCCATGAGGTGTTACCCTCACTTCAACCTGGCCATGGCTAGATCACGTGGTTTCGGGTCCGCTGACACTGACTCGACGCCCTATTCAGACTCGGTTTCCCTACGGCTCCACCGCTTAACGGCTTAACCTCGCCAGAGCCAACAACTCGCAGGCTCATTCTGCAAAAGGCACGCCATCACGCGTGACGAGATTGCTCTCGACATAGCGCTCTGACTGTTTGTGGGTAATACGATTTCAGGTTCTATTTCACTCCCCGAACAGGGGTTCTTTTCACCTTTCCCTCACGGTACTAGTTACACTATCGGTGACAAGCCGTACTTAGCCTTACCCGGTGGTCCGGGCAGGTTCACGCGGAGTTCCTCGTGTTCCGCGCTACTCAGGAACATCCTGAATTCGATTGGTATTTCGAGTACGGGGCTATCACCCTCTTTGGCAGCGCTTTCCAACGCCCTTCCTCTATACCGTTCGATACTCTTTTCCGACGCTCACCAAGTTCAAGACCCTGTCGGATCCTCAGCTTGGGAGGTCGGTGGATGCCCTACAACCCCAGCGGGCGTACCCGCTGGTTTGGGCTGGTCCGCTTTCGCTCGCCGCTACTTACGGAGTCTCTTCGATTTCTTTTCCTCGGGTTAGTTAGATGTTTCAGTTCACCCGGTTCCCTCCACACAGCCTATATATTCAGCTGTGGGTACCAGGGCATTACCCCTGGTGGGTTTCCCCATTCGGAAATCCACGGATCATCGCTCTTGTGCAGCTTCCCGTGGCGTATCGCCGCTTACGCGTCCTTCATCGGCAGCTTGTCCCTAGGCATTCGTCGTACACCCTCAGTAGCTTTTCTGAAGTCTAGACTCGGTGCCTTTAACGCACAGACTACTCACAATTATTCGACTGTCAAAATGCTCTGCCACAAACGGGCACCGGTACGGGCAGAAACGCCCACCGGCGAACAGGAATGATACCGGACGCCCAGGTTGGAGTCAAGCCCGGGGACGCGAAATAGCAAAACAAGGACCAGTGGATGCTCGTGGGCGATCGGACGCTAGTGCATCTCCAGGTCGCCAAGCATCGTCTGGATGTAGTTCACCTGGCCGTGGTGATAGGTCAGGTTCCAGGCGTGCAGGCCCAAAACGTCCGCCATCGTCATCACCATTCCGCCGGCGAACGGCAGCGTCACCTCGTCCTCGAGCCTATCGTCAGGAAAATCGCTCACGATCTGGCAAAGCTCGGACGTTCCGTCCTTTGCCGCCTCTCGACACTTTGCGAGCGTGTTGAAGCTCTTTCGCAGCTTCTCAGACTCCTCCTTGGCGTGATCGTCGAACTCCAGCATTTTGCCGTCGCGGATGAGCCGCACGAAGAACTGCGGAGACATCGCGATCTCCTGCAGCTGGTTCAGCGCTGAGCGCGCCGTTTCTGCGGGCTTCCAGTCCCTCTTGTCCTCTGGCAGCGCGTCCACGGCGCGCAGCACGTCGTCCAGTGCACGCTGAGTCTGCTTGACGACTTGGTCCTGGTATCTCATTCCGCTCACACGGACGCCTTGTCGGAAATCGAAAGCCCAGCCTTGTTCCAGTCGTCCAGAAACCGCTGCAGACCGATCTCCGTCAGCGGATGTTTGAACAGTTGCGACATCACCTTGTAAGGCATCGTCGCGATCTGCGCGCCCACTTCCAGAGCGTCAGCGACGTGCTGCGGATGGCGGACTGACGCGACCAAGACCTCACTCTTAAAGCCGTACTGCTCGACCATCTCGACCGTTGCCGCGACCGCCTCCATTCCGTCCCCGCTCAGGTCGTCCACCCGGCCGACGAAGTTGCTGATGATCGTCGCGCCGGCCTTCGCTGCGAGCAGGGCCTGAGTGACGCTGAACACGAGCGTCACGTTCGTCCGAACGCCTTTCCCTGACAGAGTCGTCACCAACCGGACGCCGTCCTCGATCATCGGGACTTTCACGACGATCTGCTCGTGCCAGCTCGAAATCTCCAGCGCCTCTTTGAGCATCCCGTCGTAATCGGTCGCGACGACCTCTGCGCTGATCGCCCCGCCGGGAAGCAAGTCGCAGATCTTCAGAACGGTCTCTCGAAACCCTTTGCCGCTCTTCGCTATCAGGCTTGGATTCGTCGTGACGCCGTCTACGACGCCCCACTCGGCGACCCTGCGCACTTCTTCGACGTCACCAGTATCCAAGAACAGCTTCATCACGATCATTCTATATGCGAACAGCCCCGCGTGTCACCCCCTGAGCGGATATCCTGTGGCCAATGTCCGTCGACCGGCTCTCAGACACTATCGTGGCACCGATCACCGCCACCGGCGGCGCGGTCGCGCTCGTGCGGCTTTCGGGGCCGGATTCTTGGAGGATCGCAGAAGTCGTCTTTGGAAACTGGCCGCAGAGAATCGAGCCTCGGCGAGCGACGTACGGCAGGTTCTCATCCGGCGACGACGGCCTGGTGATTCCGTTTCAGCAAGACTCTTCTTATACAGGGGAGCAGGTGGTCGAGATGTCCGTGCACGGGTCTGTCGCCTCCGTTCAGCACCTGCTCGACTCTTGCGTAGGCGCAGGCGCGCGGATGGCCGAGCCGGGGGAGTTCACGCTCCGCGCCTTCATGAATGGTCGCATGGACCTGACCCAAGCAGAAGGCGTTCGCGACACTGTGGCCGCGGCTACGGATTCGCAGCTCCGGCAGGCCAACCTCATGCGCGAGGGCAGCCTCCGCGACGAAGTCCGCTGCATCCGCTCCGAGATCGAAGGAGTCCTTGCGGCGGTGGAGGCCTCCACCGACTTCAGCGAGGAGGTCGGTGATCTGGACCGAGCCGCAGCTCGGAACCGATGCCTCGCAGCCCAAGCCAAGATCACTGCCCTGCTAGCGACAGAAGATGCGAGCCGCGTGGTGCGCGACGGCGCAAGCGTCGCCATAGTTGGCCTGCCGAACGCCGGTAAGTCCTCCCTCCTCAACGCTTTGATCGGCGCAGACCGCGCTATCGTCACCGAGGTCCCCGGCACAACACGCGACACGGTCGAGGCCGAGCTCTCCTGGAAAGGGCTCCTCGTCCGCCTAATCGACACCGCCGGACTCCGCGAATCGGACGATCTGATCGAGTCTCTGGGCGTCGAGCGGTCCCGCTCAGCCATCGAGAACGCCGATGTCGTCCTCTACATCTACGACAACGCGGTCGGCTGGCAGGATGAGGACGATGAACTATGCCGGCCGATCGGGCGCCCCTGCATCATCGTCGCGAACAAGATCGACCTCAATCCGCACGCAGAGCAGGGACTCCCCGTTTCGACGGTGACCGGCCACGGGTTGGAGCGTCTCGTCGAAGCCGTGCGGAAGCTCGTCCTCCAAGAGCCGACCAGCCCTGCTCTTATCAACAGCCGTCACGCCCCGCTGTTACAAGGCGCGCGCGAAGCGCTGGACCGCGTACACGAGACCCTCTCTTGCCCAGTTCCGGACGACCTGGCGGCGGTCGATCTTCTGGCAGCTATCAGGCTACTCGGAGAGGTCACAGGCGAGACCGCCACTCCCGATGTCATCGATCGCATCTTCCACGATTTCTGCATTGGCAAGTAGCGGGTATACCAACGCCATGTCGCTCTGCCTTAGAGTCGTCTTGCTGTCGGTCATCATGGCCGCCTTCGTCACGACCTATCCAGAAGTGAGACTGGATGACAGGCCGCGGGTCCTCCTGATCGGCGATTCGATCTCGCAGGGGTACACCAAGTTCGTGCAAGAGCAATTGGCTGACGAGGCGGAGGTGCTTCGAATTCCGGGCAACGGGCGACACACCGGGTTCGGCCTGGAGAAACTCGACGAATGGCTGGGGGACGAACCGTGGGACGTCATCCACTTCAATTGGGGGCTGCACGACCTGGCGTACCGCAGCCCCGGCGTCAACCTGGATAAATTCAAGGGCACGGTATCCACATCGCCGGAGGATTACGAGAAGAACCTCGAAGCTTTGGTCGTGCGACTGAAAGAAACTGGCGCAAGGCTCATCTGGGCAAGCACTACTCCGGTGCCGCCCGGCGAGGCTGGACGCTACGTCGGCGACGACACTCGCTACAACTGGATAGCACAGAAAGTCATGTACCGTCACGGAGTACCGATCAACGACCTTCACGCAACGATCATGAAGATCGGCTATGAGGCGTTTACTGGTCCTGGCAACGTGCATTTCAAGCAAGAAACATCGCGGGTGCTTGCGGGTGAAGTGGCAGAGAGCATACGCGCCGCGATCGCGAAAGAAGTAAACCACCCGAACATAGTCTTGATCCTCGTAGACGACATGGGGTGGACCGATGTGGGAGTGTACGGTTCGACCTACTACGAGACGCCGAACATCGACCGGTTGGCAGCCAACGGAATGAAGTTCACGCAAGGGTACGCCGCATGCGCGGTCTGTTCGCCGACGCGATACTCAATACTAACGGGCAAATACCCAACGCGCAGCGGGATCACCGATTGGATCAGGCCGCTGGAGGGCGTTGATTGGAGCGAAGAGCAAGTCAGAGGCAGACCGGAGTTTCAGGGCGGTCCAGATCGACAACTCCTCACACCGACGAACCCGCGATGGATGGAGCGGGACGAACTGACCATTGCAGAGGTGCTGCGATCGAAGGGGTACGCGACCGGTTTCATCGGCAAATGGCACCTCGGCCCGAAGGGGTACTGGCCGGAAGACCAAGGGTTCGATTTCAACCTCGGCGGCAACTCTTACGGTCACCCGCCTGACTACTTCGACCCGTATCCGCCGGTTCACCAGCGCACAACGTTTCCTAACCTCGAGCCACGTCTAA
This DNA window, taken from Armatimonadota bacterium, encodes the following:
- a CDS encoding sulfatase-like hydrolase/transferase, which gives rise to MSLCLRVVLLSVIMAAFVTTYPEVRLDDRPRVLLIGDSISQGYTKFVQEQLADEAEVLRIPGNGRHTGFGLEKLDEWLGDEPWDVIHFNWGLHDLAYRSPGVNLDKFKGTVSTSPEDYEKNLEALVVRLKETGARLIWASTTPVPPGEAGRYVGDDTRYNWIAQKVMYRHGVPINDLHATIMKIGYEAFTGPGNVHFKQETSRVLAGEVAESIRAAIAKEVNHPNIVLILVDDMGWTDVGVYGSTYYETPNIDRLAANGMKFTQGYAACAVCSPTRYSILTGKYPTRSGITDWIRPLEGVDWSEEQVRGRPEFQGGPDRQLLTPTNPRWMERDELTIAEVLRSKGYATGFIGKWHLGPKGYWPEDQGFDFNLGGNSYGHPPDYFDPYPPVHQRTTFPNLEPRLKGEYLTDREADEAVAFIQRNRDRPFFLMVAHYAVHSPIQAKDDLIAKYEGKPKTNQKEPVYAAMVESVDEALGSIVEALASEGLLENTLIVFTSDNGGAVHFPATDNAPLRKGKGYPYEGGIREPYIFHWPGHVPAGRVSDQIIMSTDLFPTFAQIAGATGQDSLSIDGIDLSNVITGNGILDREALTWHFPHYWWDTNITPYSIIRDGNMKLIYRYQQDSYELYDLDTDLSEQRDLSASRPSTVKAMKAKLDRMLRSQGAKFPKPDPDFKSGDEQQYYLLGIDSNSERDDSRPVNI
- a CDS encoding DinB family protein gives rise to the protein MSGMRYQDQVVKQTQRALDDVLRAVDALPEDKRDWKPAETARSALNQLQEIAMSPQFFVRLIRDGKMLEFDDHAKEESEKLRKSFNTLAKCREAAKDGTSELCQIVSDFPDDRLEDEVTLPFAGGMVMTMADVLGLHAWNLTYHHGQVNYIQTMLGDLEMH
- the mnmE gene encoding tRNA uridine-5-carboxymethylaminomethyl(34) synthesis GTPase MnmE; this encodes MSVDRLSDTIVAPITATGGAVALVRLSGPDSWRIAEVVFGNWPQRIEPRRATYGRFSSGDDGLVIPFQQDSSYTGEQVVEMSVHGSVASVQHLLDSCVGAGARMAEPGEFTLRAFMNGRMDLTQAEGVRDTVAAATDSQLRQANLMREGSLRDEVRCIRSEIEGVLAAVEASTDFSEEVGDLDRAAARNRCLAAQAKITALLATEDASRVVRDGASVAIVGLPNAGKSSLLNALIGADRAIVTEVPGTTRDTVEAELSWKGLLVRLIDTAGLRESDDLIESLGVERSRSAIENADVVLYIYDNAVGWQDEDDELCRPIGRPCIIVANKIDLNPHAEQGLPVSTVTGHGLERLVEAVRKLVLQEPTSPALINSRHAPLLQGAREALDRVHETLSCPVPDDLAAVDLLAAIRLLGEVTGETATPDVIDRIFHDFCIGK
- the fsa gene encoding fructose-6-phosphate aldolase, whose product is MKLFLDTGDVEEVRRVAEWGVVDGVTTNPSLIAKSGKGFRETVLKICDLLPGGAISAEVVATDYDGMLKEALEISSWHEQIVVKVPMIEDGVRLVTTLSGKGVRTNVTLVFSVTQALLAAKAGATIISNFVGRVDDLSGDGMEAVAATVEMVEQYGFKSEVLVASVRHPQHVADALEVGAQIATMPYKVMSQLFKHPLTEIGLQRFLDDWNKAGLSISDKASV